Within Eschrichtius robustus isolate mEscRob2 chromosome X, mEscRob2.pri, whole genome shotgun sequence, the genomic segment CCACTCTGAGGTACAGGGTTTTAATCTTGAAAATGTGCACAGCAGTAATTATTATACAGAAGTGCGGGAAAGATTAAGTGAAGAAATTGCATGCACTTAGTATATACGACATAATCAGTGTTGGATATGATTCACTAATTTGGCGAGGATGGGTCTGGGAAAGCAGCCAACTGAGGGTTTCCTTTGACTAGTTCCCAGATGACAAGCTCTCAGTTCAGGGTCTAAGCCTTGGGGAAAATACAGGAGCAAAACTATCTGGCAGTGTTAACTATTGGGGCCCATCCATGGGCATGTGCATTAGTCCTATAGCTTAATGTTTCTCCATCTGAatgcctccccttcctctctagAGAGCTGTAAAGTCCAATAGGAGAAGGACTGAGTCTTTTTCACCAATATATTTACAGACTTATTATAGTGTCTGCCCACggccactgaatgaatgaatgaatgaatgagcacagCTTCCTTTTCTAACCTCATCTGCTGCTCACCATAAGGTAGCCCTCTCTCCCCCGGCTAGGTTCAAACTCCCAGCAGTGCCTATGCTGAGGCAAAAGGAGAAATGGGTTACAAGGAGCTTAGGAAGATCCAAGCATGGTCTCTTCTGTCTTAACAATGAGGTGTTCAGGGAACCCAggttcttccccaccccctcacctgaGCAGTGTGTGCAGTTGATCTGTGAGGCAGAAGAAAGTCAAGCTGAGCGCCTGGAGATTGTCCAGCTGCCCAAGCCAGAGGAGAAAAGATCTGAAGTTCCTTCTCTTATAAGATTTAAAGGGGATGTTACACAGAGTCAGGCTGTTCAGGTGGATCACCCGAGCCAAAAGGGTGACGACTTCACTCAGATTAGCCTGATCCATTTCCAGGTGCTCAATGCACCCCAGATCCAGAAACTGCAGGATACTTTTGAGGGCAGACATTCTATCGATTCGCAAACCTCTGCAGCAGAGGTGCAAGGACCCAAGGTTCTGCTGAACTTTACtacaaaggaaagagaggaattGCTCTGTTCTCACGGTACTATTGAGGGAAATATCCACCAGTAATTCCATGGGTTCCTGAGCTGAATGAGGCTCAGACCCGGAATTACCAATCCCGAGGCACCTGACACTATGCTGAGCGTCTTCTATATTAAAGATAGAGTGCTGAGAGTAAATGCATGACTGAAAACAGAAAGGGAATGCGGTCCCAATCTCAGAGCATATTGTCTCACAGTCCAGGTCACGCCTTAAATCTAGGATCCTCAGTTTGGGCCCCCTgtaaggaaaggaagagacagaACACATGAGAGATAGCTGATTGTAATATAACCCAGCAAGATCAATGATGAGAAGCAGGGACAGAACACTTTAACCCTGGTTTTCACTTCATTGCCATTCACCAAGAAGTTCTTGCCACACAAATGCAGCGTCTTTcatcctttccccaccccctccttcacCTCCGGGCTTTCCCTGTCTCAATGCCCATATTCCACTTCTGTGTAATCGCACTCAGATCCATTCATAGTGTCCTCAAACACCTCTGTTCTATAATCAACTCTATAAGGCAATAGAGTCCCGAAGGTGACCCCAAGTGCTGACCGACAGCTCTGCAAAGACTGCAGTATTCACCATCGGCTACTGTTGGGAGACGGTTAGGTATCCCCCTGCCCCAGGCTACAGCATACCCTCCTGCTGACTCCCTGTGTCTCTACTGGTCATAGTCTTACCAAGAGGAAGAGTTCTGGGCAGGGAGGATCTGCAGACCATCAATCATGGCTTCCAAGATGTCATAGTATGACTCTCGTGTGTTCAATGACCCAATATGGAGACAGCGAAAAGGCCAAACCTGCACCATTGCCTTTAGCATCGTCTTATGCCCACCCAAGAAGGCAGCATTGAACAATGGAACAAAGAGGTCTCTTGGGATTTCGTCCAGGGCATGGATAGCTGCAGGCTCATTATTCAGCAGACTCTTTGCAGCAAGCTCTAGGAGTGTGACTGTGGTCTTCTGGTCCATCTTCAAAAACCTGCTTCAGAGTAGAGAATATTTAGAAATCCTGAGAAGATATCTAGAGTCACTTGTTTGCTTCCAGGGTTAGCTATGGAcaaaatacttattgaataagTATGTGGTGAATCATAGGGCCAACTCAAGTGACCTCTACTATAGGACTAGAATGAAAATGGACTTGTgtgtatatttaattatatatgtgtacacacacgtgtgtgtgcacacacacacacacttacatgaGATAAAATGCCATTAGAAATCAGAGGTCAGTTAGCAGAAGACAATGCTGACCACCTAGCTGCCTTCCTCAAATTATTTCCTcctgaggagcttcaagatggcagaagagtaagacgcggagatcaccttcctccccacagatacatcagaaatacatctacatgtggaacaactcctacagaacacctactgaacactgacagaagacctcagacctcccaataggcaagaaactccccaaggacctgggtagggtaaaagaaaaaagaaaaaacagagacaaaagaatagggacgggacctgcaccagtgggagggagctgtgaaggaggaaaggtttccacacactaggaagcccctttgtgggcggagactgcaggtggcgaagaggggagcttcggagccacggaggagagtgcagcaacaggggtgcggagggcaaagcggggaGATTCCCACACGAAGGAtctgtgccgaccagcactcaccagcccgagaggcttgtctgctcacccgccgggatgggtgggggctgggagctgaggctcgggcttcggaggtcggatcccagggagaggactggggttcgatgcgtgaacacagcctgaagggggctagtgcaccacggctagccaggagggagtccgggaaaaagtctggagctgccgaagagacaagagactttttcttgcctcttttgtttcctggtgcgtgaggagaggggattaagagcgctgcttaaaggagctccagagaagggcgcgaggaaatacttaatcaagtccaggaagcacagagagtcccatacaggataaatccaaggagaaacacgccaagacacatattaatcaaactatcaaagactaaacacaaagaacaaatattaaaagccgcaagggaaaaacgacaagtaacacataagggaatccccataaggtaaacagctgatcttccagcagaaaccctgcaagccagaagggagtggaaggacatatttaaagtgatgaaagagaaaaacctacagccaagattactctacccagcaaggatcacattcagatttgatggagaaattaagagctttacagacaagcaaaagctaagagaattcaccaccaccaaaccagctttacaacaaacgcgaaaggaacttctctaggcaagaaacacaagagaaggaaaagacctacaataaaaaaacccaaagcaattagcaAACTGAtaacagaaacatacatatccataattaccttaaatgtaaatggattaaatgctccaaccaaaagacatagattggctgaatggatacaaacacaagacctatatatatgctgtctacaagagacccacttcagacctagggacacatacagactgaaagtgaggggatggaaaaagatattccatgcaaatggaaatcgaaagaaagctggagtagcaattctcatatcagacaaaatagactttaaaacaaagaccattacaagagacaaagaaggacactacataatgatcaagggatcaatccaagaagaagatataacaattgtaaatatttacgcacccaacataggagcacctcactacataaggcaaatactaacagccataaaaggggaagtcaacagtaacacaatcatagtaggggactttaacacccctttcaccaatggacagatcacccaaaatgaaagtaaataaggaaacacaagctttaaatgatgcatgaaataagatggacttaattgatatttataggacattccatccaaaaacaacagaatacacattcttctcaagtgctcatggaacattctccaggatagatcatatcttgtgtcacaaatcacgccttggtaaatttaagaaaattaaaatcgtatcaagtatcttttcccaccacaacgctatgagactagacatcaattacaggaaaaactctgtaagaaatacaaacacatggaggttaaacaatacactactaaataaccaagagatcactgaagaaatcaaagaggaaatcaaaaaatacctacaaacaaatgaaaatgaaaacacgacgacccaaaacctatgggatgcagcaaaagcagttctacgaggGAAACTTacagtaatacaatcctacctcaagaaacaagaaccatctcaaataaacaacctaaccttacacacaaagcaattagaaaatgaagaacaaaaagaccccacacttagcagaaggaaagaaatcataaaggtcagatcagaaataagtgaaaaagaaatgaaggaaacaatagcaaagatcaataaaactaaaagctggttctttgagaagataaagaaaattgataaaccattagccagactcatcaagaaaaaaagggagaagactcaagtcaatagaattagaaatgaaaaaggagaagtaacaactgacactgcagaaatacaaaggatcatgagagattactacaagcaactctatgccaataaaatggacaagctggaagaactggacaaattcttagaaaagcacaaccttccgagactgaaccaggaagaaatagaaaatatgaacagaccaatcacaggcactgaaattgaaactgtgattaaaaatcttccaacaaactaaagcccaggaccagatggcttcacaggcgaattctagcaaacatttagagaagagctaacacctatccttctcaaactcttccaaaatatagcagcgggaggaacactcccacactcattctacgaggccaccatcactctgataccaaaaccagacaaagatgtcacaaaggaagaaaactacaggccaatatcactgataaacatagatgcaaaaatcctcaacaaaatcctagcaaacagaatccaacagcacattaaaaggatcatacattatgaccaagtggcgtttatcccaggagtgcaaggatgCTTCAGTATACGCAAACCAATCAACGTGATGCAccctattaaaaaactgaaggagaaaacccatatgatcatctcaatagatgcagagaaagctttcgacaaacttcaacacccatttatgataaaaaccctccagaaagtaggcatagaaggaatcttcctcaacataataaaggccatgtatgagaaacccacagccaacgtcgtcCTCAATGatgcaaaactgaaaccacttccactaagatcgggaagaagacaaggttgcccactctcaccactattattcaacatagttttggaagttttagccacagcaatcagagaagaaaaagaaataaaaggaatccaaattggaaaagaagaagcaaacctgtcactgtttgcagatgacatgatactatacatagagtatcctaaacatgctaccagaaaactactagagctaatcaatgaatttgataaagtagcaggatacagaatgtatgcacagaaatttcttgcattcctatacactaatgatgaaaagtctgaaagagaaattaaggagatagtcccatttaccattgccacaaaaagaataaaatatctagaaataaacctgcctaaggagacaaaagacctgtatgcagaaagttataagacactgatgaaagaaactaaagatgatccaaatagatggagagatataccatgttcttggaatggaagaaccaacattgtgaaaatgagtctactacctaaagcaatctacagattcaatgcagtccctatcaaagtaccactggcatttttcacagaactagaacaaaaaatttcacaatttgtatggaaacacaaaagaccccgaatagccaaagcaatcttgagaaagaaacacagagctggaggaatcaggctcccggacttcagtctatactacaaagctacaggaatcaaggcagtatggtactggcacaaaaccagaaatatagctcaatggaacaggatagaaagcccagagataaactcacgcacctatggtcacctaatctatgacaaaggcggcaagaatatacagtggggaaaagacagtgtcttcaataaatggtgctgggaacactggacagcaacatgtaaaagaatgaaactagaacaccccctaacaccatacacaaaaataaactcaaaatggattaaagacctaaatgtaaggccagacaccatcaaactcttacaggaaaacataggcagaacactctatgacataaatcacagcaagatcctttttgacccacctcctagagaaatggaaatcaaaacaaaaataaacaaatgggacctaatgaaacttaaaagcttttgcacagcaaaggaaagcataaacaagacgaaaagacaactctcagaatgcgaggaaatatttgcaaatgaagcaactgacaaaggattaatctccaaagcatacaagcagctcatgcagctcaatatcaaaaaaacaaacaacccaatccaaaaatgggcagaagacctaaatagacatttctccaaaggagatatacagattgccaacaaacacttgaaagaatgctcaacatctttaatcattagagaaatgcaaatcaaaactacagtgagatatcatctcacaccggtcagaatggccatcatcaaaaactctacaaacaataaaacacATATCACATTATTAAACTAGGAATCTTGTTGAAAAACCAATATCATACAGATGAACAGAATGAAGGGAATTCCATACAAAACTTTGTaaaaaaagataaggaaacaaaagtgCACACATATTAAACAaccatgaaggagaaaaagactGGAAGTCAACACtccaaacaaaattaattataCTCAAGCAAGCATTGGAGGATATGAAACCCACcttaaatagaatattttaaaaaatcaaaagacagagattgactaAAAAGAAAGGCTGAAGCAAAGAGTTTATAACCAACTGGggtgtcctttaaatatcacagcctacagaaaaagcttttcaactTGTAGAAACTTAGGAAATTCTGCACCCCTCAGCCCTTCCTAAGGAAGCTACTAGAGCAGGGGTCTGCAAGCTGGCCCACtgagccaaatccagcccactgcttgattttgtaaataaagttttattggaacaaagcCATGATCaatcatttatgtattgtctatgaaTGCTTTTGCACTCCAGTAGCAGAGTAGAGTGACAGCGACACTGTGACCCAGGAACTTACAATATCTCCTATACTTCTCTTTACAGAATGTTTGCCAAGTAATCTAAAAGAGGAACTGGGATTGTGATCCCACTGCGATGAGAAGGAAAACTTCACCAAAATACCTAATGGTGAGTATTTTACATACAACAATAAAATCAAGGTGGAGGAAAGGGGAGAAGACTAATGTACAAAAGTTTTATGCTGTGAAAAAAAGACACGGAAACTGTGCAACTAAAaatgagagaagggagagaagtagaagaaaatagaACAAACTTTTTATCATAATGCACTAGGTGAGTGTTAAAAGATACTGGAGGAAAAAATGCATAGACCAGAGAGTAAAGTGTTAAGAAAACAGGTGGTTCAGGATGATTTTAAGAAAGCATTAAACGGGACCAAAAACATGTCTTAATGATAAAAGCCAAAACTCACAATGAAGATATAAGCCTTaggaatatttatgcaccaataacaaacaaacacctTTATAAAGCAAAAATGCAAGAAGACGTagataaagtaataataataacaacaggaaACAGAAACAGTAGGAGATTTAATACACCAAACTCAGTCTAAGGCTGATCAAGtcatataaaaaaaagagaaagctaatCAATAATGTTATATAGGGAATATATTCTTGTCAAAAATGCATCATAATTATCTCACAGAGTTGAGATAATTAATTTCTATAAAGTAGAAATAGTACAAACAATCCTCTCTAACCCCAATGCAATAAAAGTTAGtaacaaaaattgaaaacagaaaggcCTTTccacctgaaaaaaatttttaaagcttctcTTAAAAAATGTTGAATATAAGAGGAGCTGCAAACTCAAGTtgcaaagaaattttttaaaagaatgactatGAAATACTACATATCGGCATCTATGGGATACATTTAGAGCGGTGATCTGAGGCAAGTTCACACAGTACACACTTTTATGAGTAAAAATGGAAGAATGAAGATAAATGAATTAAAGTATGgcctcaaaaaatgaaacaagcaaaaaaaaaaaaactaggaaaacaagaacaactaaagaaagcaaaacataaaagcagaaatgaatgagatACAAAATAGAAAGACGAAATCTTGCTTTTCAAAACGGACAAACCCCTAGCTGGCTtgatgaaggaagaaagggagagatcacacatagacaaaataataaatgacaaaggagaaataatcactgaaacagaaaatagagGAGATTACTTTGCCAACCTCTATGCAAATAAACTTGAAAATCTATGTGAAATAGGTAACTTCCTAGATAAATACAGATTACCAAAACTCTGATTCTAGTGTTAGAAAGCTTAAATTAGGCAATTTTCatagaagaaataaagttattacagCAATCCCCCCAAGAAGCACCTTGCTCAGATggttttacaggtgaattctagtaAACCATCCAAGAACAAATAGTACCAAAGCTCTATGAGTTATGTAAGAacattagaaaggaaggaaacttcCCTAACTTCTTTTATGAAGCCAGTAGGATGCTAACAGGTAAAACGTAGATACCAAAATACTAAATAGAATATTAGCAAACATCCAACAATACATTTAGAAACTAATATTCTGTCATCAAGTGCAATTGATTCCATTAATACAAGGCTGGTTCTATATTAGGAATTCCATTGATATCATTCACCATAGTAATATAAttaaggacaaatatcatatgattaaaACCACAGATGCCAAACAAATCTTTGGGaaacttcaacacccattcatgttaagaaaagaaaaacctcaagGAATGGGAAAGAGGGATGCATTCCTAACATGATAAAAGATATATAATTAATTCCTCATGCAAGTATTTTATTTAGTGGGGGACTACCAGAGGTTTTCCagtaaggtcaggaacaagaaaagtatGCCCATCATATCATTCCTGTTCAATCTTCAACTACGAGCATTACTCAGTTGACTAGAGAAATCAATTAGATTTATGAGAATGAATAACAAGAAGTAAAGCCACCTCTGTGTGCAGATGATATTACCGTACACCTGAAAAGCCCTATAGAAACAATGACAGATTAAGTAAAACAATCAGAGAAATCAGCAAGGTAGTAGGATATAAAGTTACATACAAAAGTCAGTGGtctttgtgtacacacacacacacacacacacacacacagctggaggacACTTTAGTAGAGAAAATTCCATATACAGTAGCAAAAGCAAAGCTTAAATGCATAGAAATAAACTTAATGAGACCATCTACGCAAGGAAAATTTTTAGACACTCCTGAACGACATAGAAGGAAACTTGAATAAGCACAAAGACATTGGTCAATGTTCTTGGATAGAATaactcaacattaaaaagatGTCGGTTCTCCCTAAACTAatgtataaatttaatataatctCAAAAATACCAGCAAACGTTTTTATGGAGTTAGATCCAtggataataaaattaatatattttttttaaatcatgcaaGAATAGCCAGgatataagtgaaaaagaaaacctataaGTGGGGAGTAATGATACCAGACATTAAAGCACGCTATAAAGCCTCGGTAATTATAACACTGTGGTACTGGTACATGAATAGACAAATAGTCCAGTGAAATCGAATaggaaacccagaaaaacaacaataacatatGGAAATTTCAGTATATGATGAAAGGGCATTGAAAATCACTGAGGCAAAGATGGacgttcaataaatgatgctggaacaactgagACATTTGGGAAAAGAATCAATGTAGATCCATatcacacaccatacacaaaaataaactgtaaacGGGTTAGGAATCTAAACAAATGAAACCATAacaaaatctttaagaaaatatGGCAGGACTCTGCTTTAACCTCAGCGTAGGGAAAGGCTTTCTAACTGTGACTCAAATTTCCAGaggcaaggaaagaaaacaacgATCTATGTGActacaaaggattttttttaacgtACGGCAAACACATCATAACTAAGTCAAAAGGCAATTGACAAACTGAGATAAAGTATTTGCAGCATGCCTCACGGACAAATGAATAATAGTCCAAGTATATACAGAACTCTGTATTCCtacagaaaaatgggaaaagatatgaacagaaaattcacaaaaaatatataaaacagtccTCAAAGTATAGTCAAACTTTCTCTTAACTAGACAAATGCATACTAGGACAATACCGAGATATCATTTCTCACCTACCACATCAACAAAGGTCACAAAAGTAGGGCAACATGTTCTCTTAGTGAGTCTGTGGGGAAACAGTCACAGTAGCTAGTGGGAGTGAAAACCAGTACAACCCTTCTGGAGAGAAATTTGGAAATACCTAACAGAACTACACATGCACTTAACTTTTGGCCCAACAATACTACTGCTGGGAATAAAACTTGAAGATCCATTTCCACCAACACAAAAATACTTATGCCTAAggttattcactgcagcactgtttgtagTTGCAGAATGTTGAAAACAAGTTAAATGCCCCTACATATGTCAGCAGAGTCCAATGCagttgtaaaaaaacaaaaacaaaaagaaaaacaatgaagccCTCTATGGCATAAAGAGATTTTTAATGGAATGCTGTtaactgaaaaaggaaaagtgcaAAGGAGCATTACAAAATGCCGTCCTTCATTTAATAAACAAGGGAATATAAGAACACATATATGTGTCAGTTCATTCGTGCAGAGTAAATACAGGAAAGATTAAACCAGAAACTAAAGAGATTGGTTATCTACAGGGGGAGTGTGGGAAATAAGTGGGGAACGGGAGGGGGTTAGAAGGCATGAGGAAAGAGTGACAGTTGTCTAATAGATGTTTCTGTGCAGCCCTGACTCTTTGAGTCACAGTAATATTTCACATACCccagaattaaataaaaaattaaaatcaactaaGACGTGGGGAGGAGGCAAACTCAAACACAAACACCAACAAATTACCCTAACTATACTACAAATGAATGTCTTAACCACAACTGAAGAGGTGAGAAAGAAAATAGCTAAGCTAAGCAACTTGGGAAAATAGTACTTCTTTGATTGCATCCTCTGAGGCCTACGGCATAAAGAACTGTACACAAACACAAGTTATCAAATCTGTTTCTAACAGGTGTATTGGGTAGCATTTCTGCAACTATTTCATGAATATATCAGGAATGAACAAGTAAGTAAATATTGAAGATAAGGAGAGCCAGGTCGGACAAAGAAGTTACAAACAAGGCTACAACGGGTTAAAATTAGAAGTATCAGTATGAGCTCCTGGCTTTCAATATCTATACAGATAGGTAGAGAAATTGAGAAGTATCTGTAAGCACGAgtatatacatacagtatatttccttcatttgtggagggagagggaggacgtAGCAGCAATGAAACCGCAATAGCAACGAACACACACTGAGATATTGGTTTCTAAATGTCATTTTCCAAGAAAAGGAAGCATGGCTCTTTGCAGAAGTGTTTTGATTTCAGGGCCGTGGTGGGGACAAGAACACAAGACGAACAGGAATACCTTACAATGCCAGCAAGGAAGTACACAGAAAAGGATCAGGTCATGCTGAAAGAACACAGACCCCACCAAAAGGAGCTTGCGGtcaccaaagctggaacaattcaAGAAACTAAATAATGATATAATTTGATTATAAGTCACAATATAACATAGTTATTCATGATTCAATACTGACATAAATGTTATTTGATTCAATAATTTGAAAtcaattttataaaacaatttttataaacaacttgaaaatttataaataaataagtgggggagaaaagacagctcttCAGAATTCCAATGAACCAATGTAGTAGGAATAAGGAAATAGAAAGTCACCATTAAGTCATAATTGTTGTAGGCAAGATCAACAGATGGATTTCAAAAGTCGGGAATAACAGTCTGAGAAGAAATAGGACAT encodes:
- the LOC137756371 gene encoding melanoma antigen preferentially expressed in tumors-like gives rise to the protein MDQKTTVTLLELAAKSLLNNEPAAIHALDEIPRDLFVPLFNAAFLGGHKTMLKAMVQVWPFRCLHIGSLNTRESYYDILEAMIDGLQILPAQNSSSWGPKLRILDLRRDLDCETICSEIGTAFPFCFQSCIYSQHSIFNIEDAQHSVRCLGIGNSGSEPHSAQEPMELLVDISLNSTVRTEQFLSFLCSKVQQNLGSLHLCCRGLRIDRMSALKSILQFLDLGCIEHLEMDQANLSEVVTLLARVIHLNSLTLCNIPFKSYKRRNFRSFLLWLGQLDNLQALSLTFFCLTDQLHTLLRVVPPQLDTLYLPFCSLSNRDVTVLSQSSQATHLRVLSLSNNQIFSEVYEPFQTLLEKVSSTLQHLEINNCMITDSTLSAVLPALSHCTHLRVLSFAFNPITMPVLKSLLQHLTSLMKLKYVIYPVPVHCYEEWNFHESLDRQKLAEVQAQLEAMLHGAQRDDMTWATCSK